DNA from Halobacteriovoraceae bacterium:
ATCAATCTGACCTCGTAGTATGAGATCTTTATTGGCGGCCACTTCATCAACCTTAGATACTGGTGTAAAATGCGGAACGCTTTGCAAGATTTCAGGAGCTTCATTTATGAGTGACTTTATGGCCAGAACAATATCTACAAAATGATCCAGTTCGGCCTTAGAAAAAGATTCTGTTGGCTCAATCATAAGTCCAAAGGCCTCTGGAAAAGCAACTGTGGGGGCGTGTAAACCAAAATCTAAAAACAACTTACCAACTCTAGCAATGGCCAAAGTCTTTGGTGTTCCGGCTTCTGCCATTTTTTTGAATTCTTGATCACTAAGCGTAATAATAAATTCATGCATCCTGGGATTATTTCCACAGTCACTTGGCAGGGTGATAAAAGAACCTTTAATCTTCGAATGTAAATATCTTGCACTAAGAACTGCAAATGCTGACATTTCTTTAATGCCTTCACTCCCCAGAGCTTTTAAATAAGTATAGGCCCTAATTTTATGAGCAAAATTCCCCATATGTCTATGAAAACTACCAATACTCTTAGGCGCCTTGTACACAGAAAACTTATCATTTTCCTTAGCAACTTGAATTCCCGGTATATAATCGACAAGCTTTTCACTAACAGCAACTATCGCATCTCCAGGGCCACCTCCACCATGTGGTATCGTCCATGTTTTATGCAAATTATTATGAACTGCATCGACACCCATTTCTGCAAGATTCACCCAACCCGCAATCGCATTCATATTGGCGCCATCCATATATACGAGAGCATCGATAGAGTGAAGGATACCGGCCATTTGTTTAAAAGAAGTTTCAAATACTCCAGATGTATTTGGATTTGTAACCATGATTCCCATGATTCGCTTTCCATATTCTTGTACATAATTATTAATTTGATCAATATTCATCAAACCATTTTCATCGGCCTCGACGGTTAATATACCTGAGATTGAGTCTTTTGTTTTCTTACTAATCAGTCCGGCCATTGTCGCTGTTGCTGGATTTGTGCCGTGAGCTGATCGGGGTATAAGAATCAAATCTCTTATTTCTCCCTTATCTCTATGATATGCCTGAAACATTTTTATCCCAACCAGTTCTCCTTGTGCTCCAGCAACTGGTTGTGTTACTACTGCGGCCAAACCAGTCATACTCTTAAACATTTCTTGTGTTTCATAAAGAATATGCAAACATCCTTGAGCATCTTCTTCTGGCACATCAGGGTGTATATCAGTAAAGCCACTTAAAGAAGCTGCATAATCATTTATATAGGGATTATACTTCATCGTACATGAACCGAGAGGGTAAATGGAATCATCCGGGCTGACATTGAGATGAGATAATTGCTGATAGTAATTTTTAAGCTCTTCGGGCCCATATTTCCTAAGACCTACCTTAGATTTTCTTAAAAGATTCGTTGGAATTTCTAAAATAGGTTCTGCTTGATTGTGTTTACCTCCACAAGAGAGAATAAAATCATGTAATTTCTCAACATCTTCATCTGATTGCCAATCAGAAAATGAAACAAGTATCGCATTTTCATCTCCAACCTGATTTGTTAAATTCACTCCAATATGTAAATCTTCCAAAGATGCCTTTTTGATGAGGTCATTTGCTTGAATATTTTTAAATTTGATTGCTACTTCATTGTAAAAAGTAGAGGTCGGATAGAGAAGTTCGACTTCTGTTAAACCAGAAATTAATTGTGCAAAATCAACGGCCCTTTTTCTCCCAAGTAAATGAGCTTGTGACATACCTTCATCGCCTCTTTGTAGTAAGGCCGCTCCTGCAATAGTGGCCACAAAGGATTGATTTGAACAGATATTTGAAGTTGCTTTCTCTCTTCTAATGTGTTGTTCACGTGTTGAGAGAACCATTGCTAGACACTCTTTACCATCTCTATCAACGGCCCTTCCTACATATCTACCTGCAGTTGATCTGATAGATATTTTGTCTTTTTCATTATAGCGGATACCAAAAATTCCTAGACCAGGCCCTCCAAAATTAGGCCCTAAACAAAGATGTTGTCCTTCTCCCACTATGATATCTGCACCTTGGGCAGAAGTCCCAAATTCACTTGGTGGAATAAGACCGCTTTGGCCTAAAAGCATTGGATCAAATATGGCGACTGATTTTATAGATTTTTCAAAACATAAATCAGTAATCTCGTGGATATCTTCAAGTATACCCATCGCATTGACTTGAGGAAAACAGATACAAGAATATTCATTCTCTTTATTTTCAATTTTTTTCTTTA
Protein-coding regions in this window:
- the gcvPB gene encoding aminomethyl-transferring glycine dehydrogenase subunit GcvPB, with the translated sequence MTKSSLPYNPQELKRELAQNFIIASKEEKRLMLEEIKLTSYEQLYKHIDDNIIFSKTPHITDKIEYNDLVKHMEDLSRKNNIKASFLGHGLQQYKVPEIVPFVCSLRGLTTAYTPYQPERSQGTLNSLWIYSSVLSKLTGFEAINASLYDRSTCLFEAIQTANRLKKSGNKALVFESIYKSDIEVLMTQAIETDTTIELIPFDRKKGKVDIESLKKKIENKENEYSCICFPQVNAMGILEDIHEITDLCFEKSIKSVAIFDPMLLGQSGLIPPSEFGTSAQGADIIVGEGQHLCLGPNFGGPGLGIFGIRYNEKDKISIRSTAGRYVGRAVDRDGKECLAMVLSTREQHIRREKATSNICSNQSFVATIAGAALLQRGDEGMSQAHLLGRKRAVDFAQLISGLTEVELLYPTSTFYNEVAIKFKNIQANDLIKKASLEDLHIGVNLTNQVGDENAILVSFSDWQSDEDVEKLHDFILSCGGKHNQAEPILEIPTNLLRKSKVGLRKYGPEELKNYYQQLSHLNVSPDDSIYPLGSCTMKYNPYINDYAASLSGFTDIHPDVPEEDAQGCLHILYETQEMFKSMTGLAAVVTQPVAGAQGELVGIKMFQAYHRDKGEIRDLILIPRSAHGTNPATATMAGLISKKTKDSISGILTVEADENGLMNIDQINNYVQEYGKRIMGIMVTNPNTSGVFETSFKQMAGILHSIDALVYMDGANMNAIAGWVNLAEMGVDAVHNNLHKTWTIPHGGGGPGDAIVAVSEKLVDYIPGIQVAKENDKFSVYKAPKSIGSFHRHMGNFAHKIRAYTYLKALGSEGIKEMSAFAVLSARYLHSKIKGSFITLPSDCGNNPRMHEFIITLSDQEFKKMAEAGTPKTLAIARVGKLFLDFGLHAPTVAFPEAFGLMIEPTESFSKAELDHFVDIVLAIKSLINEAPEILQSVPHFTPVSKVDEVAANKDLILRGQIDELPRLWPERYDKNELLKMNVHKIVELILTTSKVEKKK